The following proteins are co-located in the Streptomyces sp. NBC_00435 genome:
- a CDS encoding DJ-1/PfpI family protein, translated as MRIVFPLFPGYTALDAIGPYEVLRFLPGVEVLFAAERPGPVPADSGALRITADAALGDIGSCDIVVVPGGPGSRALAVPSSPYVRWLRAVHPTTRWTASVCTGALLLGAAGILDGLRATTHWNSIDRLASFGATPTGQRVVFQGKVVTAAGVSSGIDMALELAARLEDRTTAEAVQLLIEYDPRPPFDSGATGKATSAVKARAQELVAGAPAHKTS; from the coding sequence ATGCGCATCGTCTTCCCGCTCTTCCCCGGCTACACGGCGCTCGACGCCATCGGCCCGTACGAGGTGCTCCGCTTCCTGCCCGGCGTGGAGGTGCTCTTCGCCGCCGAGAGGCCGGGCCCGGTACCCGCCGACAGCGGCGCCCTGCGGATCACCGCCGACGCCGCGCTGGGCGACATCGGCTCGTGCGACATCGTGGTCGTACCGGGCGGCCCCGGCTCCCGCGCCCTCGCCGTTCCGTCCTCCCCGTACGTGCGCTGGCTGCGCGCGGTGCACCCGACCACCCGGTGGACGGCCTCCGTGTGCACCGGAGCCCTGCTGCTCGGCGCCGCCGGAATCCTCGACGGCCTGCGGGCCACGACACACTGGAACTCGATCGACCGGCTGGCGTCCTTCGGGGCCACCCCCACCGGTCAGCGGGTGGTCTTCCAGGGCAAGGTCGTCACCGCGGCCGGAGTCTCGTCGGGCATCGACATGGCACTGGAGCTCGCTGCCCGCCTCGAGGACCGGACCACGGCGGAGGCCGTCCAGCTCCTCATCGAGTACGACCCCCGGCCCCCCTTCGACAGCGGAGCGACCGGCAAGGCCACGTCGGCGGTCAAGGCGCGAGCCCAGGAGCTGGTCGCCGGCGCACCGGCCCACAAGACCTCCTGA
- a CDS encoding hydrolase — MTGLTLGNDTALVLIDLQSGILALPTTRPSGDVLKRGIALAEAFRARKLPVVLVKVAWSPDGGDLPTTEVDRPGPAAAPPAAFSEIPAELAALADVTVTKRHWGAFTGTELDLQLRRRGIHRIVLAGISTSVGVESTARTAWENSYQLVFAEDATADTDPESHAHSFGKIFPRIGKVTTTDEIIETLGAQP; from the coding sequence ATGACCGGCCTGACCCTCGGCAACGACACCGCCCTGGTCCTCATCGACCTGCAGAGCGGCATCCTGGCCCTGCCCACCACCCGCCCCTCCGGTGACGTGCTCAAGCGGGGCATCGCCCTCGCCGAGGCCTTCCGCGCCAGGAAGCTGCCCGTGGTCCTGGTCAAGGTCGCCTGGTCGCCGGACGGCGGGGACCTGCCGACCACCGAAGTCGACAGGCCCGGCCCGGCCGCGGCCCCGCCCGCGGCGTTCTCCGAGATCCCCGCCGAACTCGCCGCCCTCGCCGACGTCACCGTCACCAAGCGGCACTGGGGAGCCTTCACCGGCACCGAGCTCGACCTCCAGCTCCGCCGGCGCGGCATCCACCGCATCGTCCTTGCCGGCATCTCCACCAGCGTCGGCGTGGAGTCCACCGCCCGTACCGCCTGGGAGAACAGCTACCAGCTGGTCTTCGCCGAGGACGCCACCGCCGACACCGACCCGGAGTCCCACGCCCACAGCTTCGGCAAGATCTTCCCCCGCATCGGCAAGGTCACCACCACCGACGAGATCATCGAGACCCTCGGCGCACAGCCGTAG
- a CDS encoding cytochrome P450 — protein sequence MTLTTTAAGSAAIPTPGPLPLPAAYGSCPYDPPPGYTQAAAGAPVSRAELPDGSPCWLVTGYQEVRAVLADARFSADARTHGFPFLSAGQRQLATAQPSFIRMDDPEHARLRRMVARDFLTRRVQELRPAIAEVVENAVDAMTANGRRTADLVADFALPVPSLVICLMLGVPYEDHALFQSLSRTMLDNTTDPGGAAAAHRELMGYLAALAERKWEAPGDDILSRLAVRPDLTAQETASLGFMLLITGHESTTNMAALSVLALLRRPDQAALLRADPALIPGAVEELLRYLTIIHLGLGRAATADVTLGGAEIRAGDGVICMLSTANRQPELFGPQAPEAPASCPAELDVTRDARRHVAFGHGVHQCLGHTLARVELQIVLETVLRRLPDLRLALPEERLVFQRDTIVYGLRELPVTW from the coding sequence ATGACCCTGACCACTACCGCCGCCGGATCCGCCGCGATCCCCACTCCGGGCCCGCTCCCGCTGCCCGCCGCGTACGGTTCCTGCCCCTACGACCCGCCGCCCGGTTACACGCAGGCCGCCGCCGGGGCTCCGGTCAGCCGCGCCGAGCTCCCGGACGGCTCGCCCTGCTGGCTCGTGACCGGCTACCAGGAGGTGCGGGCAGTCCTCGCCGACGCCCGCTTCAGCGCCGACGCCCGCACCCACGGCTTCCCCTTCCTCTCGGCGGGCCAGCGCCAACTGGCCACCGCGCAGCCGAGTTTCATCCGCATGGACGACCCGGAGCACGCCCGGCTGCGCCGGATGGTCGCCCGGGACTTCCTGACCCGCCGGGTCCAGGAACTGCGTCCGGCCATCGCGGAGGTGGTGGAGAACGCGGTCGACGCGATGACGGCGAACGGCCGTCGGACCGCCGACCTCGTCGCCGACTTCGCACTGCCCGTCCCGTCGCTGGTCATCTGCCTGATGCTGGGGGTCCCGTACGAGGATCACGCGCTGTTCCAGTCGCTCAGCCGGACCATGCTCGACAACACCACCGATCCCGGCGGGGCCGCGGCGGCCCACCGGGAGCTGATGGGGTACCTTGCCGCGCTGGCCGAGCGGAAGTGGGAGGCACCCGGGGACGACATCCTCAGCCGGCTCGCCGTCCGGCCCGACCTGACGGCTCAGGAAACGGCCTCGCTCGGCTTCATGCTCCTGATCACCGGGCACGAGAGCACCACCAACATGGCCGCGCTCAGCGTGCTGGCCCTGCTCCGCCGCCCGGACCAGGCCGCCCTGCTGCGGGCCGACCCGGCGCTGATCCCGGGGGCGGTGGAGGAACTCCTGCGCTACCTGACCATCATCCACCTCGGCCTGGGCCGCGCGGCCACCGCGGACGTCACGCTCGGCGGAGCCGAGATCCGGGCCGGCGACGGGGTGATCTGCATGCTGTCCACCGCCAACCGCCAGCCGGAACTCTTCGGGCCGCAGGCACCCGAAGCGCCCGCGTCCTGCCCCGCCGAACTGGACGTGACGCGGGACGCGCGCCGGCACGTGGCCTTCGGGCACGGGGTGCACCAGTGCCTGGGCCACACGCTGGCGCGCGTCGAGCTCCAGATCGTGCTGGAGACCGTACTGCGCAGACTGCCGGACCTGCGCCTGGCCCTGCCCGAGGAGCGGCTGGTGTTCCAGCGGGACACGATCGTCTACGGCCTGCGGGAACTGCCCGTCACCTGGTGA
- a CDS encoding beta-ketoacyl-[acyl-carrier-protein] synthase family protein has protein sequence MTAGQHRGAVTVTGLGMITPAGVGREATWAGVRQGRSMAATDPELKDCPVDFSCRIPAMDPGQGRIGGGKAWRMGRFTQLAVLAAREAVADAGLDPTTWDGARVAVVIGSGLAGAAHLETQTLRHHQGGPDLVSPSLVPMLISNMAAGEVSADLGAHGPSLATETACASGATALAVARDLLLSGACDIAVAGGAEAAVTPVVTTGFARMGALSGRVDQPGLASRPFAADRDGFVIAEGAAVLVLERTADAAARGRRGYAHLAGAGLTSDAHHPTAPSPGGEHAEAALRTALAQAGLAPADVDHVNAHGTSTPLNDHTEAELIARVLPHGPSVTAAKGVLGHTLGAAGAVEAALTALTIRDSRVAPIANLAADGCCYPIDAVTGAVREQRVTAAVSHSFGFGGHNVVLVLTAP, from the coding sequence GTGACGGCTGGTCAGCACCGCGGCGCCGTCACCGTCACCGGCCTGGGGATGATCACCCCGGCCGGCGTCGGCCGCGAGGCCACCTGGGCGGGCGTACGGCAGGGCCGCTCCATGGCGGCCACCGATCCCGAACTGAAGGACTGCCCGGTCGACTTCTCGTGCCGGATCCCCGCCATGGACCCCGGACAGGGACGCATCGGCGGCGGCAAGGCCTGGCGCATGGGTCGCTTCACCCAGCTCGCGGTCCTGGCCGCCCGGGAGGCGGTGGCCGACGCGGGTCTCGACCCGACCACCTGGGACGGCGCGCGCGTCGCCGTGGTGATCGGATCGGGACTGGCCGGGGCCGCCCATCTGGAGACCCAGACCCTCCGCCACCACCAGGGCGGACCCGATCTGGTATCACCCTCCCTCGTCCCCATGCTGATCTCCAACATGGCCGCCGGCGAGGTGTCCGCCGACCTCGGCGCCCACGGCCCCTCCCTGGCCACCGAGACCGCCTGCGCCTCCGGGGCCACCGCCCTGGCCGTGGCCCGCGACCTGCTGCTCTCCGGAGCCTGTGACATCGCGGTGGCGGGCGGCGCGGAGGCCGCCGTGACCCCCGTGGTCACCACCGGCTTCGCCCGGATGGGGGCGCTGTCCGGCCGGGTGGACCAACCCGGCCTGGCCTCGCGGCCGTTCGCCGCGGACCGCGACGGCTTCGTCATCGCCGAGGGAGCGGCCGTACTCGTACTGGAGCGGACCGCGGACGCGGCGGCCCGGGGGCGGCGCGGCTACGCGCACCTCGCCGGAGCCGGCCTCACCTCGGACGCGCACCACCCGACGGCGCCGTCCCCCGGCGGGGAGCATGCCGAAGCGGCGCTCCGTACGGCGCTCGCGCAGGCCGGGCTGGCCCCCGCGGACGTCGACCACGTCAACGCCCACGGCACCTCCACACCGCTCAACGACCACACCGAGGCCGAACTCATCGCCCGCGTACTGCCGCACGGGCCCAGTGTGACCGCCGCCAAGGGGGTGCTCGGCCACACCCTCGGCGCGGCAGGGGCCGTGGAGGCCGCGCTCACCGCGCTGACGATTCGGGACTCCCGCGTCGCGCCGATCGCCAACCTTGCGGCGGACGGCTGCTGTTACCCGATCGACGCCGTCACCGGCGCTGTGCGTGAGCAGCGGGTCACCGCCGCCGTCAGCCACTCGTTCGGCTTCGGCGGGCACAACGTGGTGCTCGTCCTGACCGCGCCCTGA
- a CDS encoding phosphopantetheine-binding protein: MPPVQTVVTTVLTEKFEVAPESVLPGATLESLDLDSLALAELALALQEELGVKVEEHEAAKRTTIAELVAVLHSKRTAQDAR, encoded by the coding sequence ATGCCCCCTGTCCAGACCGTCGTCACCACCGTGCTCACCGAGAAGTTCGAGGTCGCCCCCGAGAGCGTCCTGCCCGGCGCCACCCTCGAAAGCCTCGACCTCGACTCCCTCGCCCTCGCCGAGCTCGCCCTCGCCCTCCAGGAGGAGCTCGGCGTCAAGGTCGAGGAGCACGAGGCCGCCAAGCGCACCACCATCGCCGAGCTCGTGGCGGTGCTGCACTCCAAGCGGACCGCACAGGACGCCCGGTGA
- a CDS encoding TetR/AcrR family transcriptional regulator, giving the protein MDVSVTSSTSGNLPPAEVIKDTARARLVELGGGGLSLEAVARDSGLSRTEVEAVFPHRDELLTALVIDAYNASGEAMERADEVAAGSGASAGARLLAVTRALRQWSFGNTAEFTLIYGSPVPGYHAPQDTVLPASRTPGVLAGIIRAALEGGELAPPRRAVPGPPLLLPAAVEAFGGVPGEPFPDLIERGIVLWSGLIGLLVFQVFSRTHDSVRDEAAFFDYAVAVAAESIGLTVPTDGNTG; this is encoded by the coding sequence ATGGACGTTTCCGTAACGAGTTCGACCTCCGGCAACCTGCCGCCGGCGGAAGTGATCAAGGACACCGCGCGTGCGCGGCTGGTGGAGCTGGGCGGCGGCGGGCTGTCCCTGGAGGCCGTGGCGCGCGACAGCGGCCTGTCCCGCACCGAAGTCGAAGCCGTCTTCCCACACCGGGACGAACTGCTGACCGCTCTGGTCATCGACGCCTACAACGCGTCCGGGGAGGCGATGGAGCGGGCCGACGAGGTCGCCGCCGGCTCGGGCGCATCGGCGGGTGCCCGGCTCCTCGCGGTCACCCGCGCGCTGCGGCAGTGGTCCTTCGGCAACACCGCGGAGTTCACGCTGATCTACGGTTCACCCGTCCCCGGCTACCACGCCCCGCAGGACACCGTCCTGCCCGCCTCGCGCACGCCCGGGGTCCTCGCCGGCATCATCCGCGCGGCGCTGGAGGGCGGCGAACTCGCCCCGCCCCGGCGGGCGGTGCCCGGTCCTCCGCTGCTGCTGCCCGCGGCCGTGGAGGCCTTCGGCGGCGTGCCCGGGGAGCCGTTCCCGGACCTCATCGAGCGCGGCATCGTCCTGTGGAGCGGCCTGATCGGGCTCCTGGTGTTCCAGGTGTTCAGCCGTACCCACGACAGCGTCAGGGACGAGGCCGCGTTCTTCGACTACGCCGTCGCGGTGGCGGCCGAGAGCATCGGACTCACGGTCCCCACGGACGGGAACACCGGCTGA
- a CDS encoding helix-turn-helix transcriptional regulator, giving the protein MTETPRGVDAQRVHHALAVPSRRRLMTLLREADGLLGVDDMAAATGLSVATVRHHLAALAEAGLVAATASAGQGRGRPRLRYAPTRADPAQRPAESPFRELAEALAEAVGGGPGASREAGRGWGRRLAGHGPAAEQVFAVAARMGFAPRDEPGPGPGTRRVLLHDCPYRELARSRPEVVCAVHQGVLDGLLESSGTTARLLPFVGPDLCAAELRAD; this is encoded by the coding sequence TCCACCACGCCCTGGCCGTTCCGTCGCGTCGGCGTCTGATGACCCTGCTGCGGGAGGCGGACGGCCTGCTGGGCGTGGATGACATGGCCGCCGCCACGGGGCTTTCGGTGGCCACCGTCCGCCACCATCTCGCCGCTCTGGCCGAGGCGGGCCTGGTCGCGGCCACCGCCTCGGCCGGACAGGGCCGGGGCCGGCCGCGGCTGCGGTACGCGCCCACCCGCGCCGATCCGGCGCAACGGCCGGCGGAGTCCCCTTTCCGGGAGCTGGCCGAAGCCCTGGCCGAGGCGGTGGGTGGAGGCCCCGGCGCCTCCCGCGAGGCCGGACGCGGCTGGGGACGGCGACTGGCCGGGCACGGGCCGGCGGCGGAGCAGGTCTTCGCCGTGGCCGCCCGGATGGGCTTCGCCCCCCGGGACGAACCGGGGCCCGGCCCCGGTACCCGGCGGGTGCTGCTGCACGACTGCCCGTACCGCGAGCTGGCCCGCTCCCGGCCCGAGGTCGTGTGCGCCGTCCACCAGGGAGTCCTGGACGGACTGCTCGAATCCAGCGGGACCACGGCGCGGCTGCTCCCCTTCGTGGGCCCGGACCTGTGCGCGGCCGAGCTGCGCGCGGACTGA
- a CDS encoding 3-oxoacyl-ACP synthase III family protein, whose amino-acid sequence MALHSAVVHATVHVPEERQSVAAVEDRFRAGSPGIPMSRGVLQHMYGLAHRTVAPPEEQPSDLAVHAARSLLEESGTRTGEVDLLLYAGILADMEEPATAHVVAAKLGLECPVFDLKNACNGVLNALEVADAFVRTGQYRRVLITSAEVSTRESRWNVTDPDEVLSALPSLSTGDMGSAVLVAASGRPGILGSRFFANSWGWQAATLPNPYANHRRMGQLEIDSAQLVASFDGMPAKVRAAVREMGVSVEDFDLVCVHQPSVPFTRVACGWVGVDPARILSTFPAHGNVATNTIPLQLATALRSDRLHPGDLVGMFGFASGASAGVVVCRW is encoded by the coding sequence TTGGCCCTTCACAGTGCCGTCGTCCACGCCACCGTCCACGTACCGGAGGAGCGCCAGAGCGTCGCCGCGGTCGAGGACCGCTTCCGGGCGGGCAGTCCCGGCATCCCGATGTCCCGGGGCGTACTCCAGCACATGTACGGGCTGGCCCATCGCACGGTGGCCCCGCCCGAGGAACAGCCCTCCGACCTGGCGGTGCACGCGGCCCGGAGCCTGCTGGAGGAGAGCGGGACCCGCACGGGGGAGGTGGACCTGCTGCTGTACGCCGGCATCCTCGCCGATATGGAGGAGCCTGCGACCGCTCATGTGGTGGCGGCCAAACTCGGTCTGGAATGCCCGGTGTTCGACCTGAAGAACGCCTGCAACGGGGTGCTCAACGCGCTGGAGGTGGCCGATGCCTTCGTCCGCACCGGGCAGTACCGGCGGGTGCTGATCACCAGTGCCGAGGTCAGCACCCGCGAGAGCCGGTGGAACGTCACGGATCCGGACGAGGTACTGAGTGCCCTGCCGAGCCTGAGCACCGGGGACATGGGCTCGGCCGTGCTGGTCGCCGCGAGCGGGAGGCCTGGGATCCTCGGTAGCCGGTTCTTCGCCAACTCCTGGGGCTGGCAGGCCGCGACGCTGCCCAACCCGTACGCGAACCACCGTCGGATGGGACAGCTGGAGATCGACTCGGCGCAACTCGTGGCCTCCTTCGACGGAATGCCGGCGAAGGTGCGCGCGGCGGTGCGCGAGATGGGGGTGAGCGTCGAGGACTTCGACCTCGTCTGCGTGCACCAGCCCTCGGTGCCCTTCACCCGGGTGGCGTGCGGCTGGGTGGGGGTGGACCCGGCGCGGATCCTGTCCACCTTCCCGGCACACGGCAACGTCGCCACGAACACCATCCCGTTGCAACTGGCCACCGCGCTGCGCTCGGACCGGCTCCATCCGGGGGACCTGGTGGGCATGTTCGGGTTCGCGAGCGGCGCGAGCGCCGGTGTCGTCGTCTGCCGGTGGTGA
- a CDS encoding carboxymuconolactone decarboxylase family protein gives MTATDPLEPRPVRIPPLPPEQWTPALRELLAGSAKDGPGRVNLFGTLAHHPGLAHAWLTLARVLTHEGTLTHRQRELVVLRTAYRRGGSFVYDRHRAVAAEAGLDPREVAATAVALGEHPWDTVDLALLEAADALAAGQPLPQPLWDRLAGGLRPDQLIELLILAGQCATMCAALDALRTPPDSGPTPSG, from the coding sequence ATGACCGCCACCGACCCGCTGGAACCGCGCCCGGTACGCATCCCGCCGCTTCCCCCCGAGCAGTGGACGCCCGCGCTGCGCGAACTGCTCGCCGGATCCGCCAAGGACGGTCCCGGCCGGGTGAACCTCTTCGGCACCCTCGCCCACCACCCGGGGCTCGCGCACGCCTGGCTCACCCTCGCCCGGGTCCTGACCCACGAGGGCACGCTGACGCATCGCCAGCGGGAGCTGGTCGTCCTGCGCACCGCGTACCGGCGCGGCGGCTCCTTCGTGTACGACCGCCACCGAGCGGTCGCAGCCGAGGCCGGCCTGGATCCCCGGGAGGTGGCGGCCACCGCCGTCGCACTCGGGGAACACCCCTGGGACACGGTCGATCTGGCCCTGCTGGAAGCCGCCGACGCGCTCGCGGCCGGTCAGCCTCTGCCCCAGCCGCTGTGGGACCGGCTCGCGGGCGGGCTGCGCCCCGACCAGCTCATCGAGCTCCTGATCCTCGCCGGGCAGTGCGCCACCATGTGCGCCGCGCTCGACGCCCTCCGCACCCCGCCCGACAGCGGCCCGACCCCCTCCGGATGA
- a CDS encoding beta-ketoacyl-ACP synthase 3, with translation MTPPATRPAPPAAVLEGIAGYVPACAVPNSALPSAWGVDDAWVHRRTGIRERRRAAPGVSTGELALEAGRRALAVAGGAPVDTVLVATSTPDRPMPAMAPQLATRLGLGGAAAWDVSAACSGFLYGLATAAGALLSGCADRVLLVAADVYSTLLDPADRSAGIVFGDGAGAVVLRRGSLGEPGSVLAFDLGSDGSGDELIEVRGGGARERSAPEAYGPADRHFRMRGHEVFQHAVTRMTQSSQTVLKHAGWSPEDVDRFCAHQANARIVSAVAERVPVPGPRRVTNIDRVGNTGAASIPIALADAASRGELHAGERVLLTTFGAGLTWGSAALLWPRLDRAVPGIDPAP, from the coding sequence TTGACACCCCCGGCCACCCGGCCCGCGCCGCCCGCCGCGGTACTGGAGGGCATCGCCGGGTACGTCCCGGCCTGCGCGGTCCCCAACTCCGCACTGCCCTCGGCGTGGGGCGTCGACGACGCCTGGGTGCACCGCCGTACCGGGATCCGGGAGCGGCGCCGGGCCGCGCCCGGGGTCTCCACAGGTGAGCTCGCCCTGGAAGCCGGACGCCGGGCCCTGGCCGTGGCGGGTGGCGCACCCGTGGACACCGTGCTCGTGGCGACCTCCACTCCGGACCGGCCGATGCCCGCCATGGCTCCGCAACTGGCCACCCGGCTCGGACTCGGCGGCGCCGCGGCCTGGGACGTGAGCGCCGCCTGCAGCGGGTTCCTGTACGGACTGGCCACGGCCGCCGGTGCGCTGCTGTCCGGCTGCGCGGACCGGGTCCTGCTCGTGGCGGCCGACGTGTACTCCACCCTCCTGGACCCCGCGGACCGCTCGGCAGGAATCGTCTTCGGAGACGGCGCCGGAGCGGTGGTGCTGCGCCGGGGCAGCCTCGGGGAGCCCGGGTCCGTCCTGGCCTTCGACCTCGGCAGTGACGGCTCGGGCGACGAGCTGATCGAGGTGCGCGGCGGAGGTGCCCGGGAGCGTTCGGCTCCCGAGGCCTACGGCCCGGCCGACCGGCACTTCCGCATGCGGGGCCACGAGGTGTTCCAGCACGCCGTGACCCGGATGACCCAGTCCTCGCAGACCGTGCTGAAGCACGCGGGCTGGTCGCCCGAGGACGTGGACCGCTTCTGCGCCCACCAGGCCAACGCCCGCATCGTGAGCGCCGTCGCGGAGCGCGTGCCGGTACCCGGGCCCCGCCGGGTGACCAATATCGACCGGGTCGGCAACACCGGCGCGGCGTCCATCCCGATCGCTCTGGCCGATGCCGCTTCGCGCGGTGAACTCCACGCCGGGGAACGGGTCTTGCTGACCACCTTCGGCGCCGGGCTCACCTGGGGTTCGGCGGCCTTGCTCTGGCCGCGGCTCGACCGGGCGGTACCCGGCATCGACCCGGCACCCTGA
- a CDS encoding putative quinol monooxygenase has protein sequence MIFIVVKFPVRPEYVDQWPERVAEFTRATRAEAGNLWFEWSRSLEEPDTYVLVEAFQDDAAEAHVTSDHFRAALETMRPLVTRTPEIVSTTIEGATGWSRMGELQVD, from the coding sequence ATGATCTTCATCGTGGTCAAATTCCCCGTCCGGCCCGAGTACGTCGACCAGTGGCCCGAGAGGGTCGCGGAGTTCACCCGGGCCACCCGCGCCGAAGCCGGCAACCTGTGGTTCGAGTGGTCCCGCAGCCTGGAGGAGCCCGACACCTACGTCCTGGTCGAGGCGTTCCAGGACGACGCGGCGGAGGCCCACGTCACCTCCGACCACTTCCGCGCCGCCCTGGAGACCATGCGCCCCCTGGTCACCCGTACGCCCGAGATCGTGAGCACCACCATCGAGGGCGCTACCGGCTGGAGCCGGATGGGCGAGCTGCAGGTCGACTGA
- a CDS encoding MarR family winged helix-turn-helix transcriptional regulator gives MDAGQEPQGVAEELQLAIGLLVRHIRMASAGSGVSLSRTSVLKRLDRDGPTTVTELAQAEMIRPQSLNATVSGLLTAGYVERTAHPTDGRRKVIALTERGRRFVRERKEAGHGRLADLIADRLTPAEQRVVAQAVPLLRRLAES, from the coding sequence ATGGACGCGGGACAGGAGCCTCAGGGCGTCGCCGAGGAGCTCCAGTTGGCGATCGGCCTGCTGGTGCGGCACATTCGGATGGCCTCCGCGGGAAGTGGCGTGAGTCTTTCGCGGACCTCGGTACTCAAACGCCTCGACCGTGACGGCCCCACCACGGTGACGGAGCTGGCCCAGGCCGAGATGATCCGCCCCCAGTCGCTGAACGCCACGGTGAGCGGCCTGCTGACCGCCGGCTACGTGGAGCGCACCGCGCACCCCACCGACGGCCGCCGCAAGGTGATCGCCCTGACGGAGCGGGGGCGCCGCTTCGTGCGCGAACGCAAGGAGGCGGGTCACGGACGCCTCGCCGACCTGATCGCCGACCGGCTCACGCCCGCCGAACAGCGGGTGGTGGCGCAGGCCGTCCCGCTGCTGCGGCGACTCGCGGAATCCTGA